The genome window TGAATAAGAAGCAGGGAGCGCCCCAAAGACGCCAGGCCTGTCATGAGCTTCCTGCTGCAGGATCTACCTACTCCCCAATCACATGGACCACCGAGGCTAGCACAGGGCCACACCTCTGTGATTTGCCAGTTGTATAAAatgtttgttattgttttcagTGCTGACTTGTCCCAAACTTTAGGAACAGAAATAAATGGGACATGTTTCTACCATGTGGTTGTATGTCTCTACAAGTTCTGTTGTGTCCAAGGACCTCTGCATATGTCACCTATGTCTCTAGGAACCCAGCCCCTGCAACTTGAGGGGTCACGGCCAGAATAGCAGGGCCTTATTTCTGGGGTCCACAACCACATTCAACACCCTCTGGTAATGTCAGGCAGGCTAAGTCCCACTGCCTCACACAGATCCCACCTGCCTGATTAGTGGGTTCTACCCTGGGAGCTGAGGCCTTCCCACcagtccccccacacacatacacactgggGGAGGTACAGTGAGGCTCAGAGGGGACGGCTGCCTGACAGACCCTGGGCAGGGGGGGGGGTCTGCGCTCCACACACACTTATTCACATGCCCACATATCTCAGCACCCCTCCCCCCGCtgcctttctctatctccccctccttcccttgctctttctctctctgtccttgtctttctctgtgtgtgtgtctgtttctgtatCTCTGTCCCAGATGTGACCCTCCCAGACCAGTGCTTGTCCAGGTGCCCTGTGAGCTAACTACTCCAGCCCTGTCCCCAGTGATGGtgatgtgtgaatgtgtgtggtgGCAGAGAGGTGTTAGTAATTTAATTATAATCATTTAATAGCCATCAATGCTATGGCTCTGTAGGGAGGAAGTATTTCTCCACCCATGTTAGtaacaaaagacagattaacaagagaaaagcacAGATTTATTTAACTGTAAGTTTTAGGTGACATGGGAGCCCTCACAGGAAAGTGGATAGCCCAAGCATTTCTCTACGAAGTTGAGCAAGGAAAAGTAAAGGAAGGTGAGCTACTTAATAAGGTCTGTGTGCCCAGAATTCTTTGGCCCGATCCCCACCCTTCCTGGTATAGGGAGGGCGACTTGCACACGGAGCCCTAGCTCCTGCtttcaggaagagagggagaggccaGTGCACCTGCTGTTGTTCAagtgcctttagctcaaaatcatctttatgccaaagtggcatatttggAGCATCATGTTCAGCTGCCCTTCAGAGTGGAACTAGACTCCACATCGGGGAGACATCACAGCTCCCGGGGCCTCCCATCCAACCTGTGGCACTGCCTGCCTCCTGGGTCCTGGGGTAGATGAGGACACTGCCggtggctggggtggggtgggggtgctgagccctgcctctcccagctgctgtcagGCAGGCCCACAAGGGAATATCTGCATGCCCTCCTAGCTCACTCCAGCCATGGCTTCCTCCCAAGGAGTGGGGAAGCCACAGGCTGTCCTGGGTCTGCAGGAAGgataaaggaagagaagggatgaAGCAAAGTTGTCAATGCCTCGTGGGGCTGCAATGTCTTTTATTAACATCAGGAAACTTGTCAGAGGTGCCTACCCCCATTCTTGGTACCAGGTCCCTGTTCCCAGATGTAAGGCAAGGGGGCACTCCAGCCCCCAGAGGCTGCTGTGACAGGTTTGTTAGCCCAAGGGTGGCCTTGTTCTCTGCTCCCATGACTGTAGGATGGTCTTAGAGCTGGAGACATGCTCCACCCAAGGAAGCTGCTCCAGGACCAGTTTACTACAGCTCTCAAGCACAGGTTACCACTGCAGTGGGCGTGGGCAGCAATTTTCAGGGGCCCCGGTCCTCCCTGAGCTAAGCAGTCAGCTCTGCTTTTATCAGCCAAGCTCCACAAAGTCATGCCAGTCACTGCCAGATGCCTCGCCCAGAGCTAAACAGGCACCCAGGACCAAAATAACCAGATGACCACAGGGCTGGTTGGCCACCCCCCTCCCAAAGGCAAGCTGCTCACAGCAGCTGCAGCTTAAAATAGGGGAGAAGGACATACACGTGTCTCCAGGAGAATCACAAGGGGAGAGCACCGTCCTGCCTTTGCCACTGCGGGCGGGCATGATGAAGTCACTACGCTTTGCTTCTGCTGAGGCCCTGGTGTCCCATCCCCAGGTGGCCCTGCAGAACCTGGACAGTGTGGCCCACAATCTCTACCCGCTCTTGTTCAAGGCCAGCTACTTGCTGGAACAGGCAGAGGTGATCCGAGTTCTGCTGGAGTGTTGGCCGCTGGAGGAGTTCCGGCTGGGCGCGCTGCTGGGGCCGAGCGCAGACCAGGCAGTCGACCTGCGGGACCGGGCGTGCAGGGCCTGCCTGGAGGCCTGCGTGAGGGGCCTGGCAGACCACGTGCTCCAGGACAGGGGCCAGCAGCGGCTGCAGCTGGCTGACCTCACAGGAGTCCGAGATGTGCAGGTGCAACAGTGCCCCTGTGGGAGGGTGCTGGGCCGGTGGGGCCGCACCGAGCTGCTGGCCAGAACCTGCTGTGAGGTGCAGGCAAGCCCCCAAATGTCTCGGCGTTCTGTCAAGGTCCTGGCTGATCTCTTTGTCACTGACGGAAACTTCCAGGTGGTAGTGcgggccctgaggccagcaggccCCGCTCCGCTGCGCATGTGCTGCCTCTCCTTCCGGGCAGACAGCCTGGACCCCAGCCAGCTCCTGCAGGTGCTGCGCCTGGCCGGGCCAGGCGAGCTGCGCAGGCTGCAGGTGGTGCACAACGTGCGGCTGCATGCGGGCCACGTGCAACAGCTGCTGGCCCAGGTGCACTTTCCCCAGCTGGCCTCGCTCACCCTGCCTGCCAAGGCCTTTGACATGCCCCCTGTCTGCGCCCCAGCTGCCGAGGGTGAGGACCCCCTCCTCACCTCCATTGCATGGGAGCTCAGCCAGATGACCCAGCTCACTGAGCTGAATGTGGCTTTCTCCACACTGACCGGGAAGATCCAGAAACTGCTCAGGTGAGTCTGAGGTGACCAGAGAGAGGTGGCAGGGTGGGTGTACTCTGCTCACAGCCCCTCACGTCAGGCAGCATAACACAGGGACTTCTTAGAGGCTAAGCTAAAGATGCACACGATAATGGGACCTTGTGACTTTTAAGAGGCCTAAAGCAGCAGAAAGGActaggggagggggttggggggataTGTAGCACTGGGAACTCACAGGGGACTGTTTTCAGTTGGtaagcaaaagagaaaatgactGATTAGCAAAACAATAACAGAAGTAACTATATTGTCATAATTACTTGCTATTTAACAAAGTACTCACAAAGGCCTACCTCATAATTGCCTCTGGCTGTTGGTCGGCAGCAGCCTCCTTGTAGGCTTGGTGTGGTGGGAAAGTGAGCGGTCTGCTTTCAGGTTTACTCATCTCTGGGGACAGGTGGCCTGGGCTCTGTGCCCCACGGGCTCTCCGCAAGCCTCTGGCTGCTAATCCAAGAGCCAGAATGCCCACTGAGGAGGCTGTCCCTGTAACCTCCTCTTGAAGGTGTGTCCTCACTTAAGCATATTGTGTTGATTAGGGCTGTCAGGGCACCTGCTATATGAATATACTTACAAAAGCTTTTAGAAAATTGAACTTATCATTTCTTGATCCTGGGACTGTGTAAGTGTCTTTCCTAGTTTAGAGAGCCCTTGGCTTAGAGGTGTTTCTCTTTTGTACAAAAGTAACCAGAAGCTGCCAGCTCACATGGCGGGAGGCCatactccctctcctctcctgcgGACACCTTGGctcccccctccctgctcctccaccccaggTCTGCCAGTTAGAGGAATGAGGGctcccttcctcctgtcttcCACAGGACCGCAGTCTCCTGACACAGAAGAGGGTGGCCGCCAAGCCCACACACAAGTAGAACTCTGACAGGTGGCTGGCTCGCTGGGACCCTCAGGATAGTCCTGCATTTGGCTGGCCTGGTCCTCAGCCCAGATGTGTCTATGTGCTGGGGAATGTGGTAGGGCGGTCTTGTTAACCCCTAATAGGCCTTCCCGTTGCCTGGCATACTCTGACCCTCCACTGAATGGAGCCCATGCTCTGTAACATACTTCAGTTGGGCTGGTTGCTAGGAGCCCATTTCGGGACACTGGGAGGTCCAGGCATGGAATGTGTCAGAAAACGCCCTTGGAGACTGAGAAACAGGCTGCTTGCACAGTAGCCTGGACAGGAGACCCCAGGTGCAAAGGGCCCAAGTTGGGGATGTGGCAGGGCCAGGATCAGTAGGTAAAGGGTTGGGGTCAGTAGGGAAGGGGTTGGGGTCAGCAGGGAGAGGGCAGTGtgagggcaggggacaggggaaaggaggaaaagagggaaggactTCATCTTTTCCTGAGTGAAGCCCCAGAAATTCTGAGTGGGAAGGTGGCATGATCTGTGCATATTTACGAGTTACTGTGACCTCTTTGGCCCACACAACACTCCTGGAGAGAGGGGCAAGGAGACCCACTTAGGAGGTGTTAGGTCCCCAAGACCAACTACGTTTAGCGATTCCTAGGAGGACTCAGCATACAGTCATCCTCACAGCTACGATTTGTTACAGGAAAGGACACAGCACAGTCCACAAAGGGAAAGGAACGTGAAATGAGGAGGTTGTAGAGGGGTCAGCAGCTCCCAGGTCTTCTCCAGTGGAGTCCCTGGACGTGCTTACTCCCTCAGCACCTTGTAGGTGCCCTCGACCATGGGGCTCCTTAGACACCCAAGCCCAGGTGTTTTCTGGGAGCTGATCGGCAGGCTCCTCAGCCCGGCACATAGCAAGACTCCAGACCCCAGAAGGAAGCAGGGACTCAGTATGAATCAGATTATTTATATAAACTGTTCACTTGGGTGGTGGGACCCTCTCCAAATCCAAGGCCCAGACACAGGCCTCCCAAGGGCAGCAGTCAGACCTGCTCTGTTGATCCTTTTCCACACAGGAGGCCCCGCCAAGTTCAGATGGGAGAGGACGGGGGGGTAGGGCCATCTGTGAGGACAGGTGGTGAGCCGAGCTCAGACCTGGACACCTGGACTTGGTGTGAGGGAGAACTGACAGGATTTCCGCGTGGATGGATGTGGCATGAGAGAAGTGGAAAGAGAAAGTCACCCACGGAGCCAAGCAAGGATGCAAAGAGCACGCTGTGGGTATACAGCAGGCACTCAGCACTCACACAGCACAGGCGCACGCAGGAGGCGGTGGGGAAGGCAGCTCCAGCTGGAGGATGGGCTAGAACAGAGGACAGCCCTGTACATCCTGTGCTTAGCGCTCAGCGTGGTCACACCAGGCTCaggtcctgtgtcctgggcacaGGTGGACCGAGAACAGGCATCTCTCCCAGGACCCTGGTGTGCGTGCTGTTCCTGACTGAGGCCCACGGGCCAGAGCAGGGTTGTACCCCGGCTTTGTGTTTATTGATGTGGGCCACCTATATCAGAAAGGGAGGACCTTTGAGATCCCAGGCAACGCTAAGCCGGGACTAGATGGTTCCAGGGCCTTGCCCTGCCCTAAACCTGTGTGGTTTTCACTCTTGAATAAATCCTGGGCGTTTCATTTCCTGCCAGTTCACATGCATCTCACTGCCCCCACAATAAGCTTGTGAGCAGCAGACCTTCTCTACAGGAacgcgccccccccccacacacacacacactggtcacTTCCCTACACTCAACCCACGAAGGGTGTTGCCAAACATTTATCCTTCTGAAAGCTGCAGACAGACAAGGCCAGACCTGCCTCTGGTAGTTAACTCTTCACTACACCCAGACATACCACTGTCTCAAGGCTGTCATTTCAGCCCCAAAGCTGCCAGACTCTGTATGTAGATGAGTGAGTGCAGCTGTGTCCCAGTAATGCTTTATTCATGCCACTGAAACTTGAATTTCATACGATTTCCCCATGTCACAAACTATTATTCTTCTATTGGTTTGttcaactatttttaaatgtcagaaccATTTTAGCTGTCAGGCTGAATGAAATCTGGTGGCTGGTGGATTTGACCCTCCGGTCATAGACtgctgacccctgggatagaATTCACCTAATTGCCTCCAGAGTTCCTCACTGGGACCGCCTCTCACCTCTGCTGATTTCCACCCTGCCCTGTAGCCCCCTAAGGACCCCGCTGAGAGCACTGGACCTGGCCAACTGCGCCCTGAACCACGCAGACATGGCCTTCTTGGCAGACTGCACCCATGCCACGCACTTGGAGGTGCTGGACCTCAGTGGGCATAACCTGGTCAGCCTTTTCCCTGCGACCTTCTTCAGGCTGCTGGGCCAGGCCTCCCAGACGTTGAGGGTCCTCACCCTGGAGGAGTGCAGCATCGAGGACAGCCACCTGAGCATACTGATCCTGGCCCTGAGCCCCTGCCACCAGCTCCAGGAGTTCCGCTTCCTGGGGAACCCGCTGTCAGCCTCTGCTCTGAGGCGCCTCTTCCTAGCTCTCTCTGAGCTCCCCAAGCTGTGGTGGGTGGAGTTCCCGGTGCCCAAGGACTGCTACCCTGAGGGTGCCGCCTACCCCCAGGATGAGCTGTCCATGTCCAAATTCGACCAGCAGAAATATGACACGATTGCCGAGGACCTGCGTGGGATCCTGCTGCGGGCCGGCCGGGACGACATCCAGGTCTCTACACCGGTCTTTGGAAGTTTCGACCCAGATATTCAAGAAACAAGCAATGAACTTGGAACTTTTTTGCTGCAAGCTTTCAAGACTGCCCTAGAAAACTTTTCCAGGGCACTGAAACAAATGGAGTAGGCCCTGCAACAGGCCACGGCAGGTCTTGATTTTCAGCTGATTGGCGACCCTGGGTCAGCAGCTTGGGCGAGTGTTGGCGCCCTCACCACCATCATCCAAAGCATTTCTTAGTCAGAGTGTACATGGCATCTGTTAGGCGCTGTAGGAGAGAAAGCCCAGCCTTCCAGTAGATGCGACACAAGGCCACTTGAGTGTCAAAGCACAGCGGGGATACTGGAGTGGAAACTGCCCCAGGGTTGGCAGAAGCACCCATCACAGTGGTGGACACAAAGAAGCACCAGGGGACTGAGAGTGATTGTCCTGGTCATGGTGCgtgtgtgagatgcaggctgtgTGTTAGATGCAGGCTGGTAGTGGTAGcaaagaggaggtggggggagcaggatgTCAGACTGGCATGAGGAGCGAGGAAATGAGACTGTCACAGAACAGGTGGCAGAAATCAACCAACTGGGAAGAGTGAGAGTGAAGAGCATGGGAGCCCCATGCTGTGTCCTCACCTCAGCTGTCTGCAGCGCTGATGCTTAGAAGCTGATGTCTGTCTGAATAGTTACAAGGGCAGTGTAGCATGGGCTGGGGctggtttttaatggtttctgcCCGCTTTGGAGGgggctctgctgctgctgctgagcctGAGCACACAGTTAAGGAACCAAAGGGCCTCCTGGAAAAGCATCTGTCACTGCAGGACAACCACAGTGCCTATAATGACCCCAGCCCCTGCggccccacctccctgccctAGACTGAGGCGCAGGGCAGGGCTTTCTGCTCTGAGTCGGGGGAGCAGCTCCGCCTGGTTGTAGCAGTCCTGGCACTTGACAGGAGGACACAGGCAGACTTGGTTTCCACCAAACACTGATTTGTGCAAAGGAtgactaaatacaaataaaacagaagtgtGTCTTGTTCGgatgtgattttaattttaatgcaattcaGAATTTTTAGAGGACTcccaagaaaataaaaccttttctaAAGACAGAAGCTAGTACTTGATCTTGCCAAGCCCTCCCAGTGCTCCATGAAGGTTTGCATCACTGTGTGAGCAGGCGCTGCCCTCCAGTCCAACTCCGTGTTGACCCCTCCTCAGGGGGGCCCTCTCCAGGCATGTCCCCACCCCTGCTGCTCCCATCTCCCCTCCACAACAGAGTGGGGCCCCTGCGATTGGGTCTCCAGAGTGAGAACCATCTCAGGGGTCTGCCTGCTGAGGGAGGCAGTGACCTTCCTTCCACTGAGTGGGCAGAAGGGGAAGGAAGTGGTGACGTGCAGCTCTCCGTGATCATCAGATCTGCTCTCTGTGCACCCGCTGCATGTCTTGGATCGATCATGCTGGTAGTCTCCGGGAATCCTATTCTGGGCGCATGGAGTTTGCTATTCTTGGAAAGAGAGTAAGCAcagcaaaatttttaaatgatttgattCTAACTGCAAAGAGTAGAGTAGCTGCCACTGTTTGTGCCTGTGAAATTCTCTTGATGACAGACTTGGCCTCTGAGCGCCTACCAGGTGGGACCCGGGCATGTGTATGGCTGTCTGGCAACTGTGATACAGAAAGGCCCAGGGTTGCTGCGGTGACCTGGGACCTGTGATTTGGGGCAGGGGCAGGTACAGGTGCCTACTGGTGGGCAAATGTCCCCTGTGCCCTGGGgcagccagggaacataggaagCCCAAGAGGCTGGGAGATTCAATGAAGACACTGAAGCCCGTGGAGCACCCCGAGGGGGACCCGTGCCTTCCTGCAGTCCCGGTGCATGCAATTAACTTGTCCTGGGGACCCATTCAGCCCCGACCTTGAATGTGCCACTTCTAGCCATGAAGGACTTTCACTTCATCTGTCCAGCCTGTGACTTGCAGCTGTGACAATGCCTGGTGTGGCTGGAGCTGTGACAGGTGTCTGCCAGGTTCCAACATGGTCTCGGCCTTGCCTCTTTCAACAGCTAGATAAATATGTTCAGAAAATTCAAATCAATTGATTATAAGATTAAGATGAGTTTTCTACAAAACATTTAATTTCTGCCCCCACACAGAAGCAAACTGTGGGCTAAGAAAATGCACTCagaaatgtctaaccactgtgctatatacctgaaactattatgtcaactgtagttgaaaaataaatttaaaaagaaaacatactaaGTACCAGGGGCCAGACAGGTAGGACAAATGGAGACATGATAGGGCCACCGTGATGGACACGGTGGGATCATCGTTCTGTACACTGTGGGACCACTATCCAGGACATGGGACAGCTCCCTTGTCACCCCTATGTCCTTAGTAGTGGACTAGCATTGTGTTTCCTCCCGGAGTTCAGCACTGCTTCCTGTACACTGTGGGACCACTATCCAGGACATGGGACAGCTCCCTTGTCACCCCTGTGTCCTTAGTAGTGGACTAGCATTGTGTTTCCTCCCGGAGTTCAGCACTGCTTCCTGTACACTGTGGGACCACTATCCAGGGCATGGGACAGCTCCCTTGTCACCCCTGTGTCCTTAGTAGTGGACTAGCATTGTGTTTCCTCCTGGCGTTCAGCACTGCTTCCTGTACACTGTGGGACCACTATCCAGGACATGGGGACAGCTCCCTTGTCAACCCTGTGTCCTTAGTAGTGGGTTAGCATTGTGTTTCCTCCCGGAGTTCAGCACCGTTTCCTGTTCACCATCCTGGCAAAGAGGGTGCAGTTTCAGGGCCTTCCACGTGGTCCACCTACCTTAGTGACTCTTGTTCCAGATGGGTCTTTCCAGTTACATACTCAGATAGCTCTTGGATAGCTATTTTTTCCATCTTAAACCATTCCCATTCAGTATTATTCTACCATAATTTCACTTGACTCAGACATGTCTTGGTACATCTGTGAGCCATGAGATGCCATCACGTTATGTAAGCATTTCAAACCTAATAACATGAATTTATAAAAGGTAGATGGCATCAAATTTACACTCAGTCAAGTTTGCTGATAGAAGGCAGCCATGCCATGCAAATACAATGTGGCCTGATTTAATTTTCTGTAGAAAACTTGTTTTAATCTTATAATCTAAATTGATTTGGATTTTCTGAACATATTTATTTAACTATTGAAGGAGGCGAGGCTGAGACCATGCTGGACTTTCGAAATGACGAGGATTAATAATTCTTGAAAATCACCCACCTACTGAGTGGCTAGGTGTACTTTCCTCATTGTTAAGACAAAAACCAATAGAAGAGCTTTGAGTAGTTTATCCAAGGACATGTGACAACTCAGTGGAGTAACAGGAACTAGACTATGCACTGGATTTAACTGAAAAGATCACTTGCTCAGATCAGTGGATGGCATGATAGCAGAAAGACATTCTGAGCCTTGAACGCAAGCATCAGAGCGTGGTGAGAGCAAAGCCAGGGAGCTCCAGGCAGAGCCAAGGGCAGAAGACCCACACCATTTTAGGGAACATACCAAGGCAGCGTCCTCATCTCTAACATGGTTCTGAAGATTTAAACAACACAGAAGCCTAAGTTATGTAAGATTCAGTGTGCAGTATGTACCTAATAAAGAGTGGCTCTATTATACCCTACAATTAAGTTGAAGTTTTCTATAAGCTTACCGTTTTTAATAGTACATCTTATTGCCACATAGATGGACACACAGGCAGGGTGGAGACAAGATCTGAAACCAGACGGACTCAACCCAGGCACTGCAAGGCCACTTGCTATCACATAATTGCACATAAGTTACCAGCACCTTTGGAGCCAAACTGCTTGGGTTCATACTGGCTCCCGTATTACTGCCAGGGTGACCTTGAGCAGGTCGCCTTTTCCTAACTTCAGTGCCAGttccttcacctgtaaaatgaggacgGGCAGGAGTTCATTCACACAGCAGGCCTGAGACTGTGGTTCTCTGAAAGGTCTACTGACAAGGTTGGCACATGGCTGGCATCTGCGGTCCTGTGTTTTGGGAGGGTTCCCACCACCATAACTACTAAAGAGTAGCTCAGTGTGCCTAAACTTTGTGCAGTTAGGACCGAACACCTGCTTTCCTCCTGGGAGTTTGAAATTTGTTGGGTGCATGCCCTGCCGTGCAGAGTGCCTATGTGACCAACCCTCAACAGAAACCCTGGTGCTGTCTCTAAGGGCACCCCTGGTTGGCGTCATCTCATGTGTTGCCCCAGCTCATTGATGGGGATTAAGTGGCCTGGGAGGGGACTCTAGGGCTGTACCTGATCTCCTCACCTCACCCCATGTGCTTTCTCTTTATTAAACCTTAGCGATGAGCACAACTCTGCTGTCATCAAACCTAGGCGTGGTCTAGGGGCCCCTGGACATAAGTTACCTGGACCCAGAGGGTAGTAACATTACTACGTAGGTTTGGGGTTAGGATTACTCGGGTGATGTGCATACAGCATAGTAAAAGCTGATTCATACTAACTTTGTGAAAAACAGGGCCATTGGTGCCTGCTTACCTTTAGTTTGGGCAAAAATTGAGATAATCTATGTGAAAACATTTTGTAGAGTAAAAAATCACACATATAAGTGGTATCTTTTAAATTACAGGTATCTT of Saccopteryx bilineata isolate mSacBil1 chromosome 1, mSacBil1_pri_phased_curated, whole genome shotgun sequence contains these proteins:
- the LRRC14B gene encoding leucine-rich repeat-containing protein 14B; the protein is MMKSLRFASAEALVSHPQVALQNLDSVAHNLYPLLFKASYLLEQAEVIRVLLECWPLEEFRLGALLGPSADQAVDLRDRACRACLEACVRGLADHVLQDRGQQRLQLADLTGVRDVQVQQCPCGRVLGRWGRTELLARTCCEVQASPQMSRRSVKVLADLFVTDGNFQVVVRALRPAGPAPLRMCCLSFRADSLDPSQLLQVLRLAGPGELRRLQVVHNVRLHAGHVQQLLAQVHFPQLASLTLPAKAFDMPPVCAPAAEGEDPLLTSIAWELSQMTQLTELNVAFSTLTGKIQKLLSPLRTPLRALDLANCALNHADMAFLADCTHATHLEVLDLSGHNLVSLFPATFFRLLGQASQTLRVLTLEECSIEDSHLSILILALSPCHQLQEFRFLGNPLSASALRRLFLALSELPKLWWVEFPVPKDCYPEGAAYPQDELSMSKFDQQKYDTIAEDLRGILLRAGRDDIQVSTPVFGSFDPDIQETSNELGTFLLQAFKTALENFSRALKQME